From candidate division WOR-3 bacterium, a single genomic window includes:
- a CDS encoding helix-turn-helix domain-containing protein — protein sequence MTKLIDIQTLSVLLSVKQKTIYDWVHKNAIPYVKLGRLVRFDENEIKRWLENKKVNKPLRRAI from the coding sequence ATGACGAAACTCATTGATATTCAAACGCTGTCAGTTCTATTGAGTGTTAAGCAAAAGACGATTTATGACTGGGTTCATAAGAATGCGATTCCCTATGTTAAATTGGGTAGGCTCGTAAGATTTGATGAGAATGAAATCAAAAGGTGGCTTGAGAATAAAAAAGTAAACAAGCCTTTAAGAAGAGCAATATAA
- a CDS encoding nitroreductase family protein, translating to MEFYEVIKKRRSVRKYRPDPIPEDVLNRVLEAGRIAPSAKNIQPWKFIVIKDPENKKRVAEACRGQHWIADADVIVCGCALEKIAWGRMGGYMSSFAVDLAIAMDHIILAAANEGLGTCWIGAFEEKKVKELLGIPDDVRVVALTPIGYPAEEPKDRGRKDFNEIFVYEKYS from the coding sequence ATGGAATTTTATGAGGTCATCAAGAAGAGGAGAAGTGTGAGGAAATATAGACCAGACCCAATACCTGAAGATGTTTTGAATCGTGTCCTTGAGGCAGGTAGGATTGCGCCTTCGGCGAAGAATATCCAGCCATGGAAATTTATTGTGATAAAAGATCCTGAGAACAAAAAAAGAGTTGCAGAAGCCTGCCGGGGGCAACACTGGATAGCAGATGCGGATGTGATTGTATGCGGGTGTGCCTTAGAAAAGATCGCCTGGGGCAGGATGGGTGGTTATATGAGTTCATTTGCAGTTGACCTGGCGATTGCAATGGATCACATCATTCTCGCCGCTGCAAATGAAGGGCTCGGAACCTGCTGGATTGGTGCATTTGAAGAGAAAAAGGTGAAAGAGCTCCTTGGCATTCCTGATGATGTTCGTGTCGTTGCCCTCACTCCTATTGGTTATCCTGCAGAGGAACCAAAGGACAGAGGTAGAAAAGATTTTAATGAAATATTTGTTTATGAAAAATACAGTTAA
- a CDS encoding tyrosine-type recombinase/integrase: protein MRVYQRKGVWYIDYSFNGRRVRRAVGTSKKMAELALKEIELKIVKGKFLGIAETKEVLFDNLCAEYLNFSKANKAAQSYRRDQVNVKNLLKSFSGKLVSEISAYELERYKSLRVKEVTPASVNRELSCIKHMFNKAVQWGYLKENPLRLVMKFKEPPGRVRYLTEEEIDKLLDCCANHLRPIVVTALNTGMRKGEILNLRWSDVDLKNRVITLKRTKNNEIRMVPINQVLYNELLKIEKRYGSQYVFADKNGKPYGDIKNGFNHALKRAGISDFRFHDLRHTFASRLVMVGVDIRTVQELMGHKDIKMTMRYSHLSNLHLREAVKKLEYGTNLAQGIQDKKEEA, encoded by the coding sequence ATGAGGGTATACCAGCGCAAAGGCGTATGGTATATAGACTATTCCTTCAATGGCAGAAGGGTGCGAAGGGCTGTTGGAACTTCCAAAAAGATGGCTGAACTCGCACTAAAAGAGATTGAACTGAAGATTGTGAAGGGCAAATTCCTCGGGATTGCTGAAACCAAAGAGGTGCTTTTTGATAATTTATGTGCGGAATACCTGAATTTTTCTAAAGCGAATAAAGCTGCACAATCCTATAGAAGAGATCAAGTAAATGTTAAAAATTTGCTCAAGAGTTTCTCTGGAAAATTAGTTTCAGAGATTTCTGCTTATGAACTTGAACGATACAAAAGTTTAAGAGTAAAAGAAGTTACACCGGCAAGTGTGAATCGAGAGCTCTCTTGCATAAAACATATGTTCAATAAAGCCGTTCAGTGGGGTTATCTAAAGGAAAATCCTCTGCGTTTGGTCATGAAATTTAAAGAACCGCCTGGCAGAGTTCGTTATCTTACTGAAGAAGAAATTGATAAATTACTGGACTGCTGCGCTAATCATCTCAGACCGATTGTAGTTACTGCCTTAAATACCGGAATGAGAAAGGGTGAAATCCTGAACTTAAGATGGTCAGATGTGGACTTGAAAAATCGGGTGATAACCCTGAAGAGAACTAAAAACAATGAAATACGAATGGTACCAATAAACCAGGTATTATATAATGAACTTCTGAAGATTGAAAAAAGATATGGTAGCCAATATGTTTTTGCTGATAAAAACGGCAAGCCCTATGGTGATATTAAGAATGGATTTAATCATGCACTAAAGCGGGCAGGAATATCCGATTTTCGGTTTCATGATTTAAGACATACCTTTGCATCACGATTAGTAATGGTGGGTGTTGATATAAGAACAGTACAGGAGTTAATGGGACATAAAGATATTAAAATGACAATGAGATATAGTCATCTTTCAAATCTTCATTTAAGGGAAGCAGTTAAGAAGTTAGAGTATGGCACAAATCTGGCACAAGGCATTCAAGATAAAAAAGAAGAAGCCTGA
- a CDS encoding radical SAM protein, protein MVCQECKKEAILSKTLPYCPECVRKNFNSLLSEIIKIHKETRKGFNLPEKIPDDPNGINCTICVNQCKIGNNNTGYCGVRKNIQGKISGPNDEWAYVDWYHDPLPTNCVADWVCEGSKDYGYKNLAVFYEGCTFNCLFCQNWQFKERKNKATVMDIAQYADPLTSCICYFGGDPTPFAHHTIALSKEILERKRNKKFRVCWETNGSIAPNLMKEWVEIALRTNGCIKIDLKTFSEELNIALCGVSNNNTKENIKLVADYMEKREKPPILVVSTLLVPGYIDEYEITEMAKFLSSINTKIPWSFLGFYPHFYFNDLPQTPRRQADQALKIAEKYGMKNTRIGNIHLLI, encoded by the coding sequence GTGGTCTGTCAGGAATGTAAAAAAGAAGCAATTCTATCAAAGACTCTGCCTTATTGCCCAGAATGTGTAAGAAAAAATTTTAATTCATTACTGTCTGAGATTATAAAAATTCATAAAGAGACCAGAAAGGGATTTAATCTACCGGAAAAAATTCCCGATGACCCAAATGGTATAAATTGCACAATATGTGTAAATCAATGTAAGATAGGGAATAATAATACTGGCTATTGCGGAGTGAGAAAAAATATTCAGGGCAAAATTTCTGGTCCGAATGATGAATGGGCTTATGTAGATTGGTATCACGACCCCCTGCCTACAAATTGTGTTGCGGATTGGGTATGTGAAGGAAGTAAAGATTATGGATACAAGAATCTCGCAGTATTTTATGAGGGGTGTACATTCAATTGTCTCTTCTGTCAGAACTGGCAATTCAAAGAGAGAAAAAATAAAGCAACGGTGATGGATATTGCTCAATATGCAGACCCATTGACGAGTTGTATTTGTTATTTTGGTGGAGACCCCACACCCTTTGCCCACCACACAATTGCACTCTCTAAAGAAATCCTTGAAAGAAAAAGAAATAAGAAATTCAGGGTCTGCTGGGAAACGAATGGCTCAATTGCACCCAACTTAATGAAAGAATGGGTTGAAATTGCACTTAGAACAAATGGGTGTATTAAGATTGATTTAAAAACATTTTCCGAAGAATTGAATATTGCATTATGCGGTGTATCAAACAATAATACAAAAGAAAACATAAAGCTTGTTGCAGACTACATGGAAAAAAGGGAGAAACCACCGATTCTTGTTGTCAGCACACTTTTGGTTCCGGGTTATATTGATGAATATGAGATTACGGAAATGGCAAAATTTTTGAGTTCGATCAATACAAAAATTCCCTGGTCCTTCTTGGGTTTTTATCCCCATTTTTATTTTAATGATCTTCCCCAGACACCAAGAAGACAAGCGGACCAGGCCTTAAAAATTGCTGAAAAATATGGTATGAAAAATACCCGTATCGGTAATATCCATCTTCTGATATGA
- a CDS encoding ThiF family adenylyltransferase produces MDIICNSCVVLIGVGSMGSRITMGLTRTGINHLKLVDPDIFSIENLFRHECDLTDIGRFKVEAVKERLLKINPLAKVETYPFDIFKDKKAKEEVFKGTNLVIATTDKVSVQLKVNDVCIRKNIPVLFAGCYSEARAGEILYVIPGETIICYECLRSRIQPEEKPKKYIYHDSEQEEYEGEPGLNSAINFISDVAEQYAVALLFRKEDCQMAKLINPKQNLIFISGALGKGFYWWKDTYCFSRPFEFVFPKMNGPCPDCEICQKMIPCKPKGLSE; encoded by the coding sequence AACAAGGACAGGGATTAATCATCTTAAACTTGTGGACCCTGATATATTTTCAATAGAAAACCTCTTCAGGCATGAATGCGATTTGACTGATATTGGAAGATTTAAAGTTGAAGCAGTGAAAGAAAGGTTATTGAAGATTAATCCGCTGGCAAAAGTTGAAACCTATCCTTTTGATATATTCAAAGATAAAAAAGCAAAAGAAGAAGTATTTAAGGGCACAAATCTTGTTATCGCCACAACTGATAAAGTGTCAGTTCAATTGAAAGTTAACGATGTTTGTATAAGAAAAAACATTCCTGTCCTGTTTGCGGGTTGTTATAGTGAAGCAAGAGCAGGGGAGATACTCTATGTAATTCCGGGAGAAACAATTATCTGCTATGAATGTCTTAGAAGTAGAATACAACCCGAAGAAAAACCAAAGAAATATATTTATCACGACTCCGAGCAAGAGGAATATGAAGGTGAACCCGGCCTGAATAGCGCAATAAATTTTATAAGTGATGTCGCAGAACAATATGCTGTTGCCCTTCTTTTTAGAAAAGAGGATTGTCAAATGGCAAAGTTAATAAATCCAAAGCAAAATCTGATTTTTATTAGTGGGGCCCTTGGCAAGGGGTTCTACTGGTGGAAAGATACTTACTGTTTTTCAAGACCATTTGAGTTTGTATTTCCAAAAATGAACGGTCCCTGTCCTGATTGCGAAATCTGCCAAAAAATGATACCCTGTAAACCTAAGGGCTTATCAGAATAA